In Pseudonocardia sp. C8, one genomic interval encodes:
- a CDS encoding enoyl-CoA hydratase/isomerase family protein, with protein sequence MNDPTTGPGVIDVDIDRDVAVLTLRRPDKLNALDVATRVQLAQALREHGTGETARGIVLTGEGRAFSAGQDLRRTPTTEAEFLEEFASFHDITRAILETRVPVVAAVNGIAVGGASEITLCCDARIGTPATVYYQPENGRGITISNASSVLLRRLVGNHAMRIVLGSPRIGAEEALRIGLIDEVVEPEALVDRAIETVHAWTPESNTTALHLTLLRPLAEEVEAAFAREDVAAKASWESGVFTAGVAGFWTTKETTS encoded by the coding sequence ATGAACGACCCGACGACCGGCCCCGGGGTCATCGACGTCGACATCGACCGGGATGTCGCCGTCCTGACCCTGCGCCGTCCCGACAAGCTCAACGCCCTCGACGTCGCCACCCGGGTCCAGCTCGCGCAGGCACTGCGCGAGCACGGCACGGGCGAGACCGCCCGCGGGATCGTGCTCACCGGCGAGGGCCGCGCCTTCTCGGCGGGGCAGGACCTGCGGCGGACGCCGACCACCGAGGCCGAGTTCCTCGAGGAGTTCGCGAGCTTCCACGACATCACCCGCGCGATCCTGGAGACCCGGGTTCCGGTGGTCGCCGCGGTCAACGGCATCGCGGTCGGGGGAGCCTCCGAGATCACCCTCTGCTGCGACGCGCGCATCGGCACCCCGGCGACCGTGTACTACCAGCCGGAGAACGGCCGGGGCATCACGATCTCCAACGCCTCGAGCGTGCTGCTGCGGCGCCTCGTCGGCAACCATGCGATGCGCATCGTCCTCGGCTCCCCGCGGATCGGTGCCGAGGAGGCGCTCCGTATCGGGCTCATCGACGAGGTGGTCGAGCCCGAGGCCCTGGTCGACCGGGCCATCGAGACGGTCCATGCGTGGACGCCCGAGTCCAACACCACCGCCCTGCACCTCACGCTGCTGCGCCCGCTCGCCGAGGAGGTCGAGGCGGCCTTCGCCCGCGAGGACGTCGCCGCCAAGGCCTCCTGGGAGAGCGGCGTGTTCACGGCCGGTGTCGCCGGCTTCTGGACGACCAAGGAGACGACATCATGA
- a CDS encoding alpha/beta hydrolase yields MTAPVPRCWDRLDSDALQVAQLIAGSMPVPVRELGAARARELLATPPSDRPLTPLRRVEELVVPTRAGGLRVRRYHAREPAGAIPRPALLYLHGGGFVLGTLDGVDEACRALATRSGWDVLSLEYRLAPEHPYPAALEDALDALAWLRRSAGDLGIDAGRIAVGGDSAGGNLAAAICLHRRNHGRPLPVAQVLVYPAVDDQFSTPSWREFADAPLLTAADARWLWEQYVGTGHQPGSDEYAAPLNARSLRGLPPALILTAEVDPVRDDAEAYADRLRHDGVPVTSVRHLGVFHGFFTEIGTFAKTEAAITDVVRYLRAIGR; encoded by the coding sequence ATGACCGCACCCGTCCCGCGCTGCTGGGACCGCCTCGACAGCGACGCCCTGCAGGTCGCACAGCTGATCGCCGGGTCGATGCCCGTTCCCGTTCGTGAACTGGGTGCCGCACGGGCTCGGGAGCTCCTGGCGACCCCACCGTCCGATCGCCCCCTCACCCCACTGCGCCGGGTGGAGGAGCTCGTCGTCCCGACCCGCGCCGGAGGGCTCCGCGTGCGGCGCTACCACGCGCGGGAACCGGCCGGCGCGATCCCGAGACCCGCCCTCCTGTACCTGCACGGGGGCGGTTTCGTGCTCGGGACCCTCGACGGGGTGGACGAGGCCTGCCGCGCCCTCGCCACTCGTTCGGGCTGGGACGTGCTGTCCCTGGAGTACCGGCTCGCACCGGAGCACCCCTACCCGGCAGCGCTCGAGGACGCGCTCGACGCGCTCGCCTGGCTCCGCCGGTCGGCAGGCGACCTGGGGATCGACGCGGGCAGGATCGCCGTCGGCGGCGACTCCGCCGGCGGCAACCTCGCCGCCGCCATCTGCCTGCACCGCCGGAACCACGGACGTCCGTTGCCGGTCGCCCAGGTCCTGGTCTACCCGGCGGTCGACGACCAGTTCTCGACACCGTCGTGGCGCGAGTTCGCCGATGCCCCGTTGCTGACCGCGGCGGACGCGCGCTGGCTCTGGGAGCAGTACGTGGGCACCGGTCACCAGCCCGGCAGCGACGAGTACGCAGCACCCCTCAACGCCAGGTCCCTGCGCGGCCTGCCGCCGGCTCTGATCCTCACCGCCGAGGTCGACCCCGTGCGGGACGACGCCGAAGCCTATGCCGACCGCCTGCGCCACGACGGTGTCCCCGTCACCTCGGTCCGGCACCTGGGCGTCTTCCACGGCTTCTTCACCGAGATCGGCACCTTCGCGAAGACCGAGGCGGCGATCACCGACGTGGTCCGGTACCTCCGGGCCATCGGCCGGTAG
- a CDS encoding Zn-dependent alcohol dehydrogenase, whose product MIETRAAVLTEIGEPLELTTIRVDEPEPHEVRVAVTHVGLCHSDLHYMTGTVPTGLPVVVGHEVAGVVESVGSDVTSLRPGDRVTGALTPSCGRCSYCEAGRSTQCLRLDEVRRRNRAAFETTDGRPIERLAAIGAFSRHILLRENALVKLPDDVPLHVGCLLSCCIITGVGAVFRGAEVRPGSTVAVVGCGGVGSAIIQGARLAGASAIVAVDLDDDRLKAARGYGATHVVNGGAGDTVEELHRLLGDGVDYAFEAVGSARTAQLAMALVRPAGTACLVGIAPAGTELSVPALDFFFAEKRLIGSYMGSGQAREDIAQFARLYQQGRLLLDEMVTRVIPFAEINEGFELMKSGDVTRVVVDLRS is encoded by the coding sequence ATGATCGAGACCCGAGCCGCCGTACTGACGGAGATCGGCGAGCCGCTCGAGCTCACCACCATCCGGGTCGACGAGCCGGAGCCGCACGAGGTGCGCGTCGCGGTCACCCATGTCGGCCTGTGCCACAGCGACCTCCACTACATGACCGGCACGGTGCCGACCGGCCTCCCCGTCGTGGTCGGCCACGAGGTGGCCGGCGTGGTCGAATCCGTCGGCTCCGACGTCACCTCGCTGCGCCCGGGCGACCGCGTCACGGGCGCGCTGACGCCCTCGTGCGGTCGCTGTTCCTACTGCGAGGCCGGCCGGTCGACGCAGTGCCTGCGCCTGGACGAGGTACGGCGCCGGAACCGCGCCGCCTTCGAGACCACCGACGGGCGGCCCATCGAGCGCCTTGCCGCCATCGGTGCCTTCTCCCGCCACATCCTGCTGCGGGAGAACGCCCTGGTGAAGCTGCCCGACGACGTGCCGCTGCACGTCGGTTGCCTCCTGTCCTGCTGCATCATCACCGGCGTCGGAGCGGTGTTCCGCGGCGCCGAGGTGCGGCCCGGCAGCACCGTCGCGGTCGTCGGATGCGGCGGTGTCGGATCCGCGATCATCCAGGGCGCGCGGCTCGCCGGTGCCTCGGCCATCGTCGCCGTCGACCTGGACGATGACCGGCTCAAAGCCGCCCGCGGCTACGGCGCCACCCACGTCGTCAACGGCGGCGCGGGCGACACCGTCGAGGAGCTCCACCGTCTGCTCGGCGACGGAGTCGACTACGCCTTCGAGGCGGTCGGGTCCGCCCGTACCGCGCAGCTGGCGATGGCACTGGTGCGGCCCGCCGGCACCGCCTGCCTCGTCGGCATCGCGCCGGCCGGCACGGAGCTGAGCGTGCCGGCCCTCGACTTCTTCTTCGCCGAGAAGCGGCTGATCGGCTCCTACATGGGGTCGGGCCAGGCCCGCGAGGACATCGCCCAGTTCGCCCGCCTCTACCAGCAGGGCCGCCTGCTGCTCGACGAGATGGTCACCCGCGTCATCCCGTTCGCCGAGATCAACGAGGGCTTCGAGCTCATGAAGTCCGGCGACGTCACCCGCGTCGTCGTCGACCTCCGGTCCTGA
- a CDS encoding alcohol dehydrogenase catalytic domain-containing protein, whose amino-acid sequence MKAWQLVGKRRPLVLDRELPDPAPTWGEVVIDVRAAGLCHSDIGFIEHDGFRPPHLPFILGHEIAGVISQIGPGVAGWCPGDRVSVSGPGDDLPGLDRDGGYAEQVVVRADHVMGLPGSLPFELAAVAMDAGATSHAAVMTGAQAAAGKKIGIIGFGGLGQFGVRLARHAGAEVYVSEIRQDVWPSALAAGAVAVAPRITDFADRDLDAIVDFAGFGTTTTDAMKAVRRHGRVVQVGLGVTEATLSMLDLTLGRITLVGIMGGEREDSRRVCDLLATRDIHVDVQRVRFDEIPRALDRLRRGDVVGRVVAMMDG is encoded by the coding sequence ATGAAGGCATGGCAGCTGGTGGGAAAGCGCCGGCCGTTGGTCCTCGACCGGGAGTTGCCGGACCCTGCGCCGACCTGGGGAGAAGTGGTCATCGACGTTCGCGCTGCGGGCCTGTGTCACTCCGACATCGGCTTCATCGAGCATGACGGGTTCCGGCCGCCGCACCTGCCCTTCATCCTGGGCCACGAGATCGCGGGGGTGATCTCGCAGATCGGACCGGGCGTTGCCGGCTGGTGCCCGGGGGATCGGGTCAGCGTGTCGGGGCCCGGCGATGACTTGCCTGGACTCGACCGTGACGGCGGATACGCCGAGCAGGTCGTCGTCAGAGCGGACCATGTCATGGGTCTGCCGGGCTCGCTACCGTTCGAGCTCGCGGCGGTTGCCATGGACGCGGGCGCCACCTCACATGCGGCTGTGATGACCGGGGCGCAAGCCGCCGCGGGAAAGAAGATCGGAATCATCGGCTTCGGCGGATTGGGACAGTTCGGCGTACGCCTCGCTCGTCATGCCGGTGCCGAGGTGTACGTGTCCGAGATTCGTCAGGACGTGTGGCCGAGCGCGCTGGCGGCAGGTGCCGTGGCAGTCGCTCCACGCATCACCGACTTCGCCGACCGGGATCTCGATGCGATCGTCGATTTCGCCGGGTTCGGCACGACAACGACGGACGCGATGAAAGCGGTGCGTCGTCATGGCCGAGTCGTGCAGGTGGGGCTCGGTGTGACTGAGGCGACGTTGAGCATGCTGGACCTGACGCTGGGCCGGATCACGCTCGTCGGGATCATGGGTGGTGAACGCGAGGACAGTCGGAGAGTCTGCGACCTGCTGGCGACGAGAGACATCCACGTCGATGTTCAGCGCGTTCGCTTCGACGAGATCCCGCGTGCCTTGGACCGATTGCGCCGCGGAGACGTGGTCGGCCGTGTGGTGGCAATGATGGACGGTTGA
- a CDS encoding NAD(P)/FAD-dependent oxidoreductase: MTDPNSPREVVDVLCVGAGFSGLYTAYQARERGWTFAGFEKAPDVGGTWYWNTYPGARCDVESIYYSYSFSEELQKEWTWSERFAPQAEILRYINHVADRFDLRRYFRFTSTVVASTWLPDEQVWELTLDSGETRRGRYLLAGSGGLSTPKEVDVPGLENFTGTTVSTSRWNISLDDLTGKRVAVIGTGSSGVQCIPLIAEVADHLTVFQRTPNYVFPARNAPLAPEVVDEVKSRYPDIREECRYSPGGIPDRPVTDRAFDVDDEERRRRYEAAYERSGFLGVGAEFADLLFDLEANETAAEFFRGKIHEIVHDQRTATLLEPRFPLGAKRSCFGTDYYETFNRPNVSLVSLREEPLTTMTETGIVTEGGTYEVDAIVLAIGFDAFTGPLFGLNVTTPDHGRLQDVWAQGPRTFLGLMTAGFPNFFMIAGPQSPALASNVVMTIEQAVDWIADLIAHARATGHDVIETTPEAQDDWVEITERTVGQTLYAATDSWYRGSNVAGKPTTFMGYVGGVGHYRRICEEIARRGYPGVALDGRAVAPRIGRIDEEVDHTDIATASGEVHAEVATVVGG, from the coding sequence ATGACCGACCCGAACTCACCCCGCGAAGTCGTCGACGTTCTGTGCGTCGGGGCCGGCTTCTCCGGCCTGTACACCGCCTACCAGGCTCGCGAGCGAGGTTGGACGTTCGCAGGCTTCGAGAAGGCCCCGGACGTCGGTGGCACCTGGTACTGGAACACCTACCCGGGCGCGCGCTGCGACGTCGAGAGCATCTACTACTCGTACTCGTTCAGCGAGGAGCTCCAGAAGGAATGGACCTGGAGCGAGCGCTTCGCGCCCCAGGCCGAGATCCTCCGCTACATCAACCACGTCGCCGACCGCTTCGACCTCCGTCGGTACTTCCGGTTCACCAGCACCGTGGTGGCCTCGACCTGGCTCCCGGACGAGCAGGTCTGGGAACTGACGCTCGACTCCGGTGAGACCCGGCGCGGTCGCTACCTGCTGGCCGGCTCGGGCGGCCTGTCGACACCCAAGGAGGTCGACGTTCCCGGCCTGGAGAACTTCACCGGAACGACCGTGTCGACGAGCCGGTGGAACATCTCGCTGGACGACCTCACCGGCAAGCGCGTCGCCGTGATCGGGACCGGATCGTCGGGGGTGCAGTGCATCCCGTTGATCGCCGAGGTGGCCGACCACCTCACGGTCTTCCAGCGGACCCCCAACTACGTCTTCCCGGCGCGCAACGCCCCGTTGGCTCCCGAGGTCGTCGACGAGGTCAAGAGCAGGTACCCGGACATCCGCGAGGAGTGCCGGTACTCCCCCGGCGGGATCCCGGACCGACCGGTGACCGACCGGGCGTTCGACGTCGACGACGAGGAGCGCCGCCGTCGCTACGAGGCGGCGTACGAGAGGAGCGGTTTCCTGGGGGTCGGAGCCGAGTTCGCCGACCTGCTGTTCGACCTCGAGGCCAACGAGACGGCCGCCGAGTTCTTCCGCGGGAAGATCCACGAGATCGTGCACGACCAGCGGACCGCGACCCTGCTGGAGCCCCGCTTCCCGCTCGGCGCCAAGCGGAGCTGTTTCGGCACCGACTACTACGAGACGTTCAACCGCCCGAACGTCTCGCTGGTCTCGCTGCGCGAGGAGCCGCTCACCACGATGACCGAGACCGGCATCGTCACCGAGGGCGGCACCTACGAGGTCGACGCCATCGTGCTCGCGATCGGCTTCGACGCCTTCACCGGCCCGCTCTTCGGGCTGAACGTCACCACGCCCGACCACGGCCGGCTGCAGGACGTCTGGGCTCAGGGACCCCGGACGTTCCTCGGCCTGATGACCGCCGGGTTCCCCAACTTCTTCATGATCGCCGGCCCGCAGAGCCCCGCGCTCGCCAGCAACGTCGTCATGACCATCGAGCAGGCCGTGGACTGGATCGCCGACCTGATCGCCCACGCCCGCGCAACCGGTCACGATGTCATCGAGACCACCCCCGAGGCCCAGGACGACTGGGTGGAGATCACCGAGCGGACGGTCGGCCAGACGTTGTACGCCGCCACCGACTCCTGGTACCGCGGGTCCAACGTCGCCGGCAAGCCGACGACCTTCATGGGCTATGTCGGCGGCGTCGGCCATTACCGCCGCATCTGCGAGGAGATCGCCCGGCGCGGTTACCCCGGCGTCGCCCTCGACGGACGGGCCGTCGCGCCGCGCATCGGCCGCATCGACGAGGAGGTCGACCACACCGACATCGCCACGGCGTCCGGGGAGGTGCACGCGGAGGTCGCCACCGTCGTCGGCGGATGA
- a CDS encoding glutamine synthetase family protein: MPEPTTVTSTPGGRSVRLEATNPEGCFLGKNVSQKKFESGNADAGFPGFPFADLLFGLDLGNAPVLGAPYPAWRGHLDDVYLRPDMSTLVEWEPGLDSVIGDYWLKDGTPVPLCPRNLVRKMVERLAAHGYTATVAVEIEATVFEESIHEARARGYRDLTPLGGTAGTAYHLAKSKDWVSYMKAVAHRLDEVGIEWDAWSDEDAAGQIELNLAMGDPIKVGDDWARTRQVMREVAFELGHSVTFMAKPTAGYGQASHINISLQRDGANAFHAEHGPSETMLHAIGGLLATLAGTTSIVLPQITSYRRLVDLSGPPVTISWGISNKTTAVRAVVGHPKYSRLEYRLPGADANLYLALAGVLAGIIAGLEHKIDPPEPVSDMAWCMPPGLGIERIPDSITKAAAALDADPLLRELLGDEFVDCWIASRKWEWMQFHTAGGDRYAELSEWESARYFELP; encoded by the coding sequence ATGCCTGAACCCACCACCGTCACGAGCACCCCCGGCGGACGCTCCGTCAGGCTCGAGGCGACGAACCCCGAGGGGTGCTTCCTCGGCAAGAACGTGTCGCAGAAGAAGTTCGAGTCCGGTAACGCCGACGCCGGGTTCCCCGGGTTTCCCTTCGCCGACCTTCTCTTCGGGCTCGACCTCGGCAACGCCCCCGTCCTCGGAGCGCCCTACCCCGCCTGGCGCGGACACCTCGACGACGTCTACCTGCGCCCCGACATGTCGACCCTCGTCGAGTGGGAGCCCGGCCTGGACTCGGTGATCGGCGACTACTGGCTCAAGGACGGCACACCGGTGCCGCTGTGTCCGCGCAACCTGGTCCGCAAGATGGTCGAGCGCCTCGCCGCGCACGGATACACCGCGACCGTGGCCGTCGAGATCGAGGCCACCGTCTTCGAGGAGTCCATCCACGAGGCCCGTGCCCGCGGATACCGGGACCTCACGCCACTGGGCGGCACGGCGGGGACGGCCTACCACCTCGCCAAGTCCAAGGACTGGGTCTCCTACATGAAGGCCGTGGCCCACCGCCTCGACGAGGTCGGCATCGAGTGGGACGCGTGGAGCGACGAGGACGCCGCGGGTCAGATCGAGCTCAACCTCGCGATGGGTGACCCGATCAAGGTCGGCGACGACTGGGCGCGCACGCGCCAGGTGATGCGCGAAGTGGCCTTCGAGCTCGGGCACAGCGTGACGTTCATGGCCAAGCCCACCGCCGGCTACGGGCAGGCCTCCCACATCAACATCTCGCTGCAACGCGACGGGGCCAACGCCTTCCACGCCGAGCACGGCCCCTCGGAGACGATGCTGCACGCCATCGGCGGGCTGCTGGCGACGCTCGCGGGCACCACCTCGATCGTGCTGCCGCAGATCACCTCCTACCGGCGGCTGGTGGACCTCAGCGGCCCGCCGGTCACCATCAGCTGGGGGATCAGCAACAAGACCACCGCGGTGCGTGCGGTCGTCGGCCACCCGAAGTACTCGCGTCTGGAGTACCGCCTCCCCGGCGCGGACGCCAACCTCTACCTCGCGCTGGCCGGTGTGCTCGCCGGGATCATCGCGGGCCTCGAGCACAAGATCGATCCGCCGGAGCCGGTCAGCGACATGGCGTGGTGCATGCCGCCCGGCCTCGGGATCGAGCGCATCCCCGACAGCATCACGAAGGCGGCGGCGGCCCTGGACGCCGACCCGCTGCTGCGGGAACTTCTCGGTGACGAGTTCGTCGACTGCTGGATCGCCTCGCGCAAGTGGGAGTGGATGCAGTTCCACACCGCCGGGGGCGACCGGTACGCCGAGCTCTCCGAGTGGGAGTCGGCCCGCTACTTCGAGCTGCCGTGA
- a CDS encoding gamma-glutamyl-gamma-aminobutyrate hydrolase family protein, whose protein sequence is MRPLVGITGRRYRLGLLQGADERYGDRCLDSYMSDFATRVAEAGGLPVHLSYDTDASSVCDWLAGVVITGGQDVHPSCWGGDPGVVRDVDPRTDPMVHDLARDEYEIALVRAALDRGIPVLGVCRGLQVLNVALGGTLVAHLEPGTVSHLSAETAPTDGTADHLVTFEQGSLAAELLGPSATTNSWHHQAVDRCGAGLVVTGRTSDGVIEAVELPGAQVLGVQWHPEWMKGADPTLAWIVHAARSYLAATRHAETARSMS, encoded by the coding sequence GTGCGACCGCTGGTCGGCATCACCGGACGGCGCTACCGGCTGGGGCTGCTGCAGGGAGCCGACGAGCGGTACGGCGACCGTTGCCTGGACAGCTACATGTCCGACTTCGCGACCCGGGTCGCGGAGGCCGGCGGGCTGCCGGTGCACCTGTCCTACGACACCGACGCGTCGTCCGTCTGCGACTGGCTGGCCGGCGTCGTGATCACCGGTGGGCAGGACGTGCATCCGTCCTGCTGGGGCGGCGATCCCGGCGTGGTCCGCGACGTCGACCCCCGGACCGATCCCATGGTCCACGACCTCGCCCGGGACGAGTACGAGATCGCGCTGGTGCGGGCCGCCCTGGACCGGGGCATCCCCGTGCTCGGTGTCTGCCGGGGGTTGCAGGTGCTCAACGTCGCCCTCGGCGGCACCCTCGTCGCCCATCTCGAGCCCGGCACCGTGAGCCATCTGTCCGCCGAGACCGCGCCCACCGACGGCACCGCCGACCACCTCGTCACCTTCGAGCAGGGGTCGCTCGCGGCCGAGCTCCTCGGCCCGAGCGCGACGACCAACTCCTGGCACCACCAGGCGGTCGACCGCTGCGGCGCCGGGCTGGTCGTGACCGGCCGGACGAGTGACGGCGTGATCGAGGCCGTCGAGCTCCCCGGCGCCCAGGTGCTCGGGGTCCAGTGGCACCCCGAGTGGATGAAGGGCGCGGACCCGACGCTGGCGTGGATCGTGCACGCCGCCAGGTCCTACCTGGCGGCCACGCGTCACGCCGAGACCGCGAGGAGCATGTCGTGA
- a CDS encoding AMP-binding protein — protein sequence MTPTVTHEQAGEAPTVRTLTALLAQRARDSADREFLRFGETSWTFGQVDAWTSRLAHRFVEVDGIAPGDRVAIMLPNVVHWPVTWLAAQKAGATVVPVNSSYRRADLAFVLRDSGAHVVVTDGEHAGLVTDVLEAEDRLGDVRVVDVADDGSEPFPGTAPAVRVDATTLANLQYTSGTTGFPKACMLTHDYWVRLGWLCAGATGLGGDDVLLTAQPFSYMDPQWNVALALTVGAPLVVLPRFSASTFMADVRRHRATFFYVLGSMPTLLVKQPPAPDDRENALRVVFCSGIPVSLHVQLEERWGAPWREVYGMTETGIDLFSPFGDTAAVGSGNLGHPVATKRVRVVAPDGTDVPHGDPGELVVSGVPMMSGYWNRPEATAEVLRDGWLHTGDLAVRRPDGGIQLVGRIKDMVRRGGENVACVEVEAALERDERVVGAAVVAEPDDTLGEEVKAFVQLAPGVPEGRETARSIVERAGSQLARFKVPRYVAFVADLPRTPSERVSKPALKARAKENPGVTHDFAVRRSQA from the coding sequence GTGACTCCGACCGTGACGCACGAGCAGGCCGGCGAAGCGCCGACCGTCCGCACCCTGACCGCGCTGCTGGCGCAGCGAGCCCGGGACTCGGCGGACCGCGAGTTCCTGCGCTTCGGCGAGACCTCCTGGACCTTCGGCCAGGTCGACGCGTGGACCTCCCGGCTCGCCCACCGGTTCGTCGAGGTCGACGGCATCGCGCCGGGCGACCGGGTGGCGATCATGCTGCCGAACGTCGTGCACTGGCCGGTGACCTGGCTCGCCGCCCAGAAGGCGGGCGCGACCGTGGTCCCGGTCAACTCCTCCTACCGGCGCGCCGATCTCGCGTTCGTCCTGCGTGACTCGGGTGCGCACGTCGTCGTCACCGACGGCGAGCACGCCGGGTTGGTCACCGACGTCCTGGAGGCCGAGGACCGGCTCGGCGACGTCCGCGTCGTCGACGTCGCCGACGACGGGTCGGAGCCCTTCCCGGGCACCGCTCCGGCCGTGCGGGTCGACGCCACCACGCTGGCGAACCTGCAGTACACCTCGGGCACCACCGGGTTCCCGAAGGCCTGCATGCTCACCCACGACTACTGGGTCCGGCTCGGGTGGCTGTGCGCCGGCGCCACCGGCCTCGGCGGCGACGACGTCCTGCTCACGGCCCAGCCGTTCTCCTACATGGACCCGCAGTGGAACGTCGCGCTGGCCCTCACGGTCGGCGCCCCGCTCGTGGTACTGCCGCGGTTCTCGGCGTCGACCTTCATGGCCGACGTACGCCGTCACCGCGCCACCTTCTTCTACGTCCTCGGGTCGATGCCGACGCTGCTCGTCAAGCAGCCGCCGGCACCGGACGACCGGGAGAACGCCCTCCGCGTGGTCTTCTGCTCGGGCATCCCGGTCAGCCTGCATGTCCAGCTGGAGGAGCGGTGGGGTGCACCGTGGCGCGAGGTCTACGGGATGACCGAGACCGGGATCGACCTGTTCAGCCCGTTCGGTGACACCGCCGCCGTAGGGAGCGGGAACCTGGGGCACCCGGTCGCCACCAAACGGGTCCGCGTCGTCGCGCCCGATGGAACCGACGTTCCCCACGGCGATCCCGGGGAGCTGGTGGTCTCGGGGGTCCCGATGATGAGCGGTTACTGGAACCGGCCCGAGGCGACGGCCGAGGTGCTGCGCGACGGTTGGCTGCACACCGGCGACCTCGCGGTCCGCCGACCCGACGGCGGCATCCAGCTGGTCGGGCGGATCAAGGACATGGTGCGCCGCGGCGGCGAGAACGTCGCCTGCGTCGAGGTCGAGGCCGCCCTCGAACGTGACGAACGGGTGGTCGGCGCCGCGGTCGTCGCCGAACCCGACGACACCCTCGGCGAGGAGGTCAAGGCGTTCGTCCAGCTGGCTCCCGGTGTACCGGAGGGCCGGGAGACCGCCCGGAGCATCGTCGAGCGGGCCGGCTCGCAGCTGGCCCGGTTCAAGGTGCCCAGGTACGTCGCGTTCGTCGCCGACCTCCCGCGGACCCCTTCCGAGCGGGTCTCCAAGCCCGCCCTCAAGGCCCGGGCGAAGGAGAACCCCGGCGTCACCCACGACTTCGCCGTCCGGAGGAGCCAGGCATGA
- a CDS encoding aldehyde dehydrogenase, translated as MPGHDTAGPQPVNYIADEWCACATVPDSWNLNPNTREPVHRTVTTTPDDVERALRHAERSYDVGRWDEESRRERAAMLDRVATLLDGRAEDIARTDALTSGTPIGVTRTVAAFLPHRIRAAAADLVGIPRVTALDAGGRDVRLYKVPWGPAAILTPWNGPSFIPAAKVVSAIAAGCPVILKPSEHAPASAQIVAECFVEAGLPSGALQLVHGAGDVGARLTSDPRIKVVSFTGGPGAGRAIARAGAEDFKVLQLELGGNNPVIVLDDADIDVAADGILEGMTKINGQWCEGPGKVLAPRSLVDPLVEALTERISKVVVGHSLDEDSQVGPISNAPHFATLRSRLDRLRELGAVIHQPAQLPELDGFFMSPTVAAGADPREATAELFGPLVSLHAVDSTDEALRIANVAPSGLDAYVFGSDTDRAIEVGSRMVAGEVRVNGAKLADLGDDSAQSFWGPAGLGGHGPAESVRVFCGDRVVGVDSPDLPL; from the coding sequence ATGCCCGGCCACGACACCGCAGGGCCGCAGCCGGTGAACTACATCGCCGACGAGTGGTGCGCGTGCGCGACCGTCCCCGACAGCTGGAACCTAAACCCCAACACGCGCGAGCCGGTCCATCGAACGGTGACGACCACGCCCGACGACGTCGAACGAGCGCTCCGGCACGCCGAGCGGTCGTACGACGTGGGCCGCTGGGACGAGGAGTCCCGCCGGGAGCGCGCCGCGATGCTCGACCGCGTCGCGACGCTCCTGGACGGCCGCGCCGAGGACATCGCCCGCACGGACGCCCTCACCAGCGGCACACCCATCGGCGTCACGCGAACGGTCGCGGCGTTCCTGCCTCACCGGATCCGGGCCGCCGCTGCCGACCTGGTCGGCATCCCGCGCGTCACCGCCCTGGACGCCGGCGGCCGCGATGTCCGGCTCTACAAGGTTCCCTGGGGGCCGGCGGCGATCCTCACCCCGTGGAACGGGCCGAGCTTCATCCCCGCCGCCAAGGTGGTCAGCGCGATCGCCGCCGGCTGCCCGGTGATCCTCAAGCCGTCCGAGCACGCGCCCGCCAGCGCGCAGATCGTCGCCGAGTGCTTCGTCGAGGCCGGCCTGCCGAGCGGCGCCCTGCAGCTCGTGCACGGCGCGGGTGACGTCGGCGCGCGCCTGACCTCCGACCCCCGGATCAAGGTCGTCTCGTTCACGGGCGGCCCGGGTGCCGGTCGTGCCATCGCGCGCGCCGGCGCGGAGGACTTCAAGGTCCTGCAGCTCGAGCTCGGCGGGAACAACCCGGTGATCGTGCTCGACGACGCCGACATCGACGTCGCCGCGGACGGGATCCTCGAGGGAATGACCAAGATCAACGGCCAGTGGTGCGAGGGCCCGGGCAAGGTGCTGGCGCCCCGCAGCCTGGTCGACCCGCTGGTCGAGGCACTGACCGAGCGGATCTCGAAGGTCGTCGTGGGTCACTCGCTGGACGAGGACTCGCAGGTCGGGCCGATCTCCAACGCGCCGCACTTCGCGACCCTCCGGAGCCGGCTCGACCGGCTCCGCGAGCTCGGCGCCGTCATCCACCAGCCGGCGCAGCTGCCGGAGCTCGACGGCTTCTTCATGTCGCCGACGGTCGCGGCCGGCGCCGACCCGCGGGAGGCCACCGCGGAGCTCTTCGGTCCGCTCGTCTCGCTGCACGCGGTCGACTCCACGGACGAGGCGCTGCGCATCGCGAACGTCGCCCCGTCCGGTCTCGACGCCTACGTGTTCGGCAGTGACACCGACCGGGCCATCGAGGTCGGCTCGCGGATGGTGGCGGGGGAGGTGCGTGTCAACGGCGCCAAGCTCGCGGACCTCGGCGACGACTCCGCCCAGAGCTTCTGGGGTCCGGCCGGTCTCGGTGGACATGGTCCGGCGGAGTCCGTGCGCGTGTTCTGCGGCGACCGGGTGGTGGGAGTGGACTCGCCCGACCTGCCGCTGTGA